In the Methylophilus sp. 5 genome, one interval contains:
- a CDS encoding type II secretion system protein, translating into MARPMHCGKSTRGFVLIGMFMLVMLSGLVMAQASLRWKTQVLRERELELIKVGLAYRDAIGRYYNQTPGVVKTFPLTLEVLANDTRFATARRHLRKPYLDPITLREGWGIVEAPSGGIMGIYSLSDKAPFKNKGYRGELQHLNDKRYYGEWYFVYLPQPVVVNTGGS; encoded by the coding sequence ATGGCACGCCCTATGCACTGTGGTAAGTCTACCCGCGGCTTTGTGCTGATCGGCATGTTTATGCTGGTGATGCTCAGTGGCCTGGTGATGGCGCAAGCCAGCCTGCGCTGGAAAACGCAAGTGTTGCGCGAACGTGAGTTAGAGTTAATCAAGGTCGGGCTGGCTTATCGCGACGCCATTGGCCGCTATTACAACCAGACACCGGGCGTAGTGAAAACTTTTCCGCTAACGCTAGAGGTGTTGGCGAACGACACACGGTTTGCCACGGCACGCCGTCATTTGCGCAAACCTTATCTAGACCCCATCACCCTGCGCGAAGGCTGGGGCATTGTCGAGGCACCCAGCGGCGGCATCATGGGCATTTATAGCCTGTCAGACAAAGCACCGTTTAAAAACAAAGGCTACCGGGGCGAGTTGCAACACCTGAACGATAAGCGCTATTACGGTGAGTGGTACTTTGTTTATTTGCCACAGCCGGTAGTAGTCAATACGGGCGGTTCGTGA
- a CDS encoding type II secretion system protein, which produces MPQRNTHGFTLRGLTIGSFTLRGFTLIELLVTLALLALLVTSASPVLQLSAKRDKERELKRALWQLRDALDAYKDAVDQGLIKKIADGSGYPPNLTILVTGVENAQDPKKKKMFFLRRIPRDPFAADMSQGNAATWQIRAYDGALDDMAQDVYDVSSRSPAMGINQQPYSEW; this is translated from the coding sequence ATGCCGCAACGTAACACACATGGCTTCACCTTGCGCGGTTTAACCATCGGTAGTTTCACCTTACGCGGTTTCACTTTGATCGAGCTATTGGTGACGCTAGCGTTGCTGGCGTTGCTGGTAACCTCGGCCAGCCCGGTGTTACAGCTCAGTGCCAAGCGCGATAAAGAACGTGAGCTCAAGCGGGCGTTGTGGCAGTTGCGTGATGCCTTGGATGCCTACAAAGACGCCGTCGATCAGGGGCTGATTAAAAAAATTGCCGATGGCAGTGGTTATCCGCCTAATTTAACTATTTTGGTCACTGGCGTTGAAAACGCGCAAGACCCTAAAAAGAAAAAGATGTTTTTTTTACGCCGCATTCCGCGTGACCCGTTTGCGGCTGACATGAGCCAAGGTAACGCGGCTACTTGGCAGATACGCGCCTATGACGGTGCCCTCGATGACATGGCGCAAGACGTCTATGACGTGTCTTCACGCTCCCCCGCCATGGGCATTAACCAGCAACCTTATAGCGAGTGGTAA
- a CDS encoding MotA/TolQ/ExbB proton channel family protein, with amino-acid sequence MDLVPDIVDLVLYLLGVLSVLVWSIILMKSWAWYKSRHESNNFLSEWQQVKTIYELPKIISHSNSSFARLCDAGMRAMNEAMANSVLRRNERQEVILLSLKQQAYLEQKRMDGGVAVLASIGSTAPFIGLFGTVWGIMNALKTITATGSAGLDVVAGPIGEALIATAIGIATAVPAVLAYNYFMRKQKVHRADMEQVASRFQSLLTQSGVEG; translated from the coding sequence GTGGACTTAGTGCCTGATATTGTTGATCTCGTGTTGTACTTACTGGGCGTGCTGTCGGTGCTGGTGTGGTCCATCATTCTGATGAAAAGCTGGGCCTGGTACAAGTCTCGCCATGAGTCGAACAACTTTTTGTCTGAATGGCAGCAGGTGAAAACCATTTACGAGTTGCCAAAAATTATCTCTCACAGCAATAGCAGTTTTGCGCGTTTGTGTGATGCCGGGATGCGGGCGATGAATGAGGCGATGGCGAACTCGGTGTTGCGTAGAAACGAGCGTCAGGAAGTTATTTTGTTGTCGCTTAAGCAGCAAGCTTATCTGGAGCAAAAGCGGATGGATGGCGGCGTGGCTGTGTTAGCCAGCATTGGATCTACCGCGCCGTTTATCGGTTTGTTTGGCACGGTGTGGGGCATTATGAATGCGCTTAAGACCATCACGGCCACCGGTTCTGCCGGGCTGGATGTGGTGGCAGGTCCGATCGGTGAGGCGCTGATTGCGACGGCGATTGGTATTGCCACGGCGGTGCCTGCGGTGCTGGCGTATAACTATTTTATGCGTAAACAGAAGGTACACCGGGCCGATATGGAGCAAGTGGCCAGCCGCTTTCAATCATTGTTAACGCAGTCTGGCGTGGAGGGGTAA
- a CDS encoding type II secretion system protein, whose protein sequence is MKRGFTLIEMLVVLAILAMLLTIVSPKFMHMLQRAKETSLRHDLLTMRDAIDKFYSDKNRYPETLDELVERQYLKAVPPDPVTERVDTWVITLPPNIDEQGSVFDVHSGSARVAEDGTPYALW, encoded by the coding sequence ATGAAACGCGGATTCACCCTGATTGAAATGTTGGTGGTGCTGGCGATTCTGGCCATGCTGCTGACGATTGTGTCGCCCAAGTTTATGCATATGCTGCAACGCGCCAAAGAAACCAGTTTGCGGCATGACCTGCTCACCATGCGTGACGCGATTGATAAATTTTATAGTGATAAAAACCGTTATCCGGAAACCCTGGACGAATTGGTCGAGCGCCAATATCTCAAAGCCGTTCCGCCTGATCCGGTGACCGAGCGCGTAGACACTTGGGTCATCACCTTGCCGCCTAACATTGATGAACAAGGCAGCGTGTTTGATGTGCATAGCGGCTCGGCACGGGTGGCTGAGGATGGCACGCCCTATGCACTGTGGTAA
- a CDS encoding biopolymer transporter ExbD produces MAMFSDGESEDLVSEINVTPLVDVMLVLLTVFIVTAPLLMNAVKVKLPQASAEVAITTPKTAHISVTDAGDVFLDQERLAVEGLTTALGLLKQSHDPAVEIYADEHAQYGVVAKVLAAIQRAGISKFSFVMSPEARK; encoded by the coding sequence ATGGCGATGTTTAGCGATGGTGAGAGCGAAGACCTGGTGAGCGAAATCAATGTGACGCCGCTGGTGGATGTGATGCTGGTGTTGCTGACGGTGTTTATTGTGACGGCGCCATTGTTGATGAACGCGGTGAAGGTCAAGCTGCCGCAGGCCAGTGCCGAGGTGGCGATTACCACACCGAAAACGGCGCATATCAGCGTGACGGATGCAGGGGATGTATTTTTAGACCAAGAGCGCCTGGCGGTAGAAGGCTTGACCACGGCATTGGGCCTGCTCAAGCAAAGCCATGACCCGGCGGTGGAAATTTATGCCGATGAGCACGCACAATATGGGGTGGTGGCGAAAGTGTTGGCCGCCATTCAGCGTGCAGGCATCAGCAAGTTCAGTTTTGTCATGTCGCCAGAGGCCAGGAAATAA
- a CDS encoding TonB family protein, producing MSSLIYPDQQNDAVLWRAVIVSLGLHALVVAFYPSLSQIQLPKMPERLEIEFFSIKAAAPSVQPVTPPTETPKSLDPPQSVPTPVVKPQTPVETPKQVLAAPSNQVSDYKVPEQVAPAKAESAPVSPAAVAPSVSAESSPHPAAESTAKESRPSIAASATTTKESDELTDSDTDAWGDYGEQLRTLVSKSKQYPAIAIRRHLEGEATVVAQFVRGELVQVSLADSSKHVPLDEEAMRMVKKAIAQLGVKDSLKKKSFKITIPVNFTLE from the coding sequence ATGAGTAGCCTGATTTATCCTGATCAACAAAACGACGCTGTCTTGTGGCGGGCTGTCATTGTCTCGCTGGGCTTGCATGCCTTGGTGGTGGCGTTTTATCCGAGCTTGAGCCAGATTCAGTTACCCAAGATGCCGGAACGGCTGGAGATTGAATTTTTCTCCATCAAGGCGGCGGCGCCCAGTGTGCAGCCAGTGACACCGCCAACGGAAACACCAAAATCACTCGACCCACCGCAGTCGGTGCCTACTCCAGTGGTGAAGCCACAAACGCCGGTAGAAACCCCTAAACAGGTATTGGCCGCCCCTAGCAACCAGGTGTCAGATTACAAGGTGCCAGAGCAAGTAGCGCCTGCCAAAGCTGAATCTGCACCGGTGAGCCCGGCAGCAGTGGCACCAAGCGTCAGCGCAGAAAGCTCACCACATCCCGCCGCAGAATCGACGGCAAAGGAGAGTCGTCCCAGCATCGCAGCGAGTGCCACCACGACGAAAGAGTCTGATGAACTGACCGACAGTGATACTGATGCCTGGGGAGACTATGGCGAACAGTTGCGCACGTTGGTGAGCAAAAGCAAGCAATATCCGGCGATTGCCATTCGCCGTCATCTTGAAGGTGAGGCCACGGTGGTTGCCCAGTTTGTGCGTGGTGAGTTGGTGCAAGTGTCACTGGCAGATAGTAGCAAGCATGTGCCACTGGATGAAGAAGCTATGCGCATGGTGAAAAAAGCCATTGCACAACTCGGCGTGAAAGACAGTTTAAAAAAGAAGAGTTTCAAAATAACAATACCAGTGAATTTTACACTGGAGTGA